A single genomic interval of Spinacia oleracea cultivar Varoflay chromosome 6, BTI_SOV_V1, whole genome shotgun sequence harbors:
- the LOC110781777 gene encoding light-harvesting complex-like protein 3 isotype 2, chloroplastic → MKMALLSLSSSSTPTLSPLPSSKPHHNLTHKPYLLPLPRNTHLSISPLRVSASDNGAGVTAVVTEEKVLETPSQEKGTGSDSADSASTPKSVKNEEDVTPVKAANEEVVKKFSDPRWVKGTWDLKQFLGKDGITTDWDAVIDAEARRRKRLQTTPESSTNDELVVFDTSIIPWWAWVKRFHLPEAELLNGRAAMIGFFMAYFVDSLTGVGLVDQMGNFFCKTLLFVAVVGVLFIRKNEDLDNLKKLLEETTLYDKQWQATWQDESTKKD, encoded by the exons ATGAAAATGGCTTTACTCTCTTTATCCTCAtcttcaacccctactctctctcctcttccttCTTCCAAACCCCACCACAACCTTACCCACAAGCCTTATCTTCTCCCTCTTCCCAGAAATACCCACCTCTCAATTTCCCCACTTAGAGTTTCAGCTTCTGACAATGGAGCTGGGGTTACTGCTGTTGTTACTGAGGAGAAGGTTCTAGAAACCCCATCTCAGGAAAAAGGAACTGGGTCTGATTCTGCAGATTCAGCTTCAACCCCTAAATCGGTGAAAAATGAGGAGGATGTTACACCCGTTAAAGCTGCTAATGAAGAGGTTGTGAAGAAATTTTCGGACCCCAGATGGGTTAAAGGGACTTGGGATTTGAAGCAGTTTCTGGGTAAAGATGGAATTACTACTGATTGGGATGCTGTTATTGATGCTG AGGCGAGGAGGAGGAAGCGGCTCCAAACCACCCCGGAATCATCAACTAATGATGAACTTGTTGTTTTTGATACCTCGATAATTCCATGGTGGGCATGGGTTAAAAGATTCCACCTTCCTGAAGCTGAGCTTCTTAATG GGCGTGCTGCTATGATCGGTTTCTTCATGGCTTATTTCGTCGATAGCTTGACCGGTGTAGGACTTGTGGATCAAATGGGTAACTTCTTCTGTAAAACATTGTtatttgttgctgttgttggtGTGTTGTTCATTCGTAAGAACGAAGATCTAGATAACTTAAAGAAGCTTCTAGAAGAGACGACCTTGTATGACAAGCAATGGCAAGCAACATGGCAAGATGAGAGCACCAAGAAAGATTAG